cggacatgatctcgggatactggtgtaaacgtcgacaggtgccgcttaaggtcttaccattctgtcgagtcccagtcaaatttatcgggtacctaacgcgtccgttaggatttttcttcgtatctgttgatacggataaaagtagcagagcgcagtctttggcgatgccacgcccagcagaacggatctggggtcttaccttcgcaaattttgcggcattcagaaattgatcgcaacttcggcgttctgagaatatattgtcgagtgcttttccggctgttggaatggcacattttatcgagtcatatatgacttatattgttctcccgatgggagtatatgtagagttaattataactcgaaatatactctcttgtttttctatttttgttaatttcatcgggcacgcgaacagcgttcccgatgggagtagcccccgaggctacaaccaagaacttgtgcttggttgtaggctcaacattttagtccaccttgtcgctatattttcattacttcccaatatgatctctttcttcttctctcttttttttttttttttttatctctcgggtgcgcgaacagcgctcccgatgggagtagcccccgaggctacagccaaggacttgtgcttggttgtaggctcccgcaatttctatatttgtcatactcgaaaatttacttttttctgaagtagcccccgagcatttgggcaaaaacttgtatttgatcaaaggctcccgaagtattgaataattctttctgtcgtcacttttcttttatttttcttgtcgacatacttcccttaatcaaatttacttcatccttctcgaatagtcgtgagttctctgccctgtgggtccattgcttcgaccatgttgacacgtcgtgcaagtgggggacacacgtcctccgcttttcctggcgcacgtacggtaacgcctatctcaataaaaatactgttttgcccttgtgtctagaagatccattctcaccacacgatttcttcatccaacggcacactgcttcacccgattcttatataaacccttcttcaacctccgttcatccccttgcttgcgccgcttacacattcctcttcgcaaaacttcccctgcgcccaactctctccaatcttccgttcgcacatacattgctctgcccactgccgttgatgccaccgcgcacgcgtctgactcgccacagcacgccggaatccaagatggccgccgaggatcttgagtgggagagatccaaaatctccaatcaagacatcaacacgctgaagaggctcggcctcatgacgaaggaggacgccatccgctttcctagcgaagaaagctaccccaagcctccaatggagtatcgggttagttttgttgatcacctgatccgcggcctttcaaccccaatccatgatttcctccgcggccttcttttcgtttatgggattcaactgcaccagttgactcccaattccatccttcacatttctatttttatcacactttgcgaatgcttcctcggaatccctcccaattgggctctgtggaagcgcattttctgcctccgccgtaatggctcccacaacgtcacttataacataggtggcgttgttatctgtgttcggactgatgtcgattatttcgacgtcaagtttcctgattctgtccaaggatggcgcaaaaagtggctctacatccacgaagaaagcgccaattctgtggagcacaacatagttccttttgacggaagtgccaggattcagcgtcgccgttcctgggatgccgaagcttctgaagaagagaaaaaggcgacagaggcgctcatggctcgtatccgtcatcttcaaaacactcgaggcaaagagctatctggtgttcaaattactgcctacttccttaggattagagtgcagcctcttcaggctcgcaaaaatcccctttggacgtattctggtgaaaatgacgccaacagaatctccagtgatctttctgtaaaggacttggaaaaattggttcgaagaatttctcgattaggcaagaaggatcctattccctcctcctgtcgagtggaaccatacagttcttccaatccttttcccgaggtattttctcttctcgaagttctatcttgttctgaactgttcctcgtatcttattgcagtggtatctcacttattctcttttgtcactatttccttgtagaatcatcctactatggcttcccttcctcctcttcctgaggatggagaggtcgaagaaagagccgttgtcgatgatgtcaaccaggagaccccctcttttgtgaatgaacccgcagattctcgaaaatctgcgggatctactgaga
This Lolium perenne isolate Kyuss_39 chromosome 1, Kyuss_2.0, whole genome shotgun sequence DNA region includes the following protein-coding sequences:
- the LOC127319629 gene encoding uncharacterized protein, translated to MAAEDLEWERSKISNQDINTLKRLGLMTKEDAIRFPSEESYPKPPMEYRVSFVDHLIRGLSTPIHDFLRGLLFVYGIQLHQLTPNSILHISIFITLCECFLGIPPNWALWKRIFCLRRNGSHNVTYNIGGVVICVRTDVDYFDVKFPDSVQGWRKKWLYIHEESANSVEHNIVPFDGSARIQRRRSWDAEASEEEKKATEALMARIRHLQNTRGKELSGVQITAYFLRIRVQPLQARKNPLWTYSGENDANRISSDLSVKDLEKLVRRISRLGKKDPIPSSCRVEPYSSSNPFPEVFSLLEVLSCSELFLVSYCSGISLILFCHYFLVESSYYGFPSSSS